One Cicer arietinum cultivar CDC Frontier isolate Library 1 chromosome 8, Cicar.CDCFrontier_v2.0, whole genome shotgun sequence DNA segment encodes these proteins:
- the LOC101498135 gene encoding ethylene-responsive transcription factor ERF020: MNWNTTSTSTSNKKLKGVRRRKWGKWVSEIRVPGTQERLWLGTYATPEAAAVAHDVAVYCLRRPSTLDKLNFPETLSSYCIQQRDDLMSPRSVQKVASDVAMDVDARNIARETTTLMETNHVSGNDDDDDGHVHHNVVGDDDWWEGLDDDLSWQGITQVSRQEEGLSISIEDYLQI; encoded by the coding sequence ATGAATTGGAACACTACTTCAACAAGCACGAGCAACAAGAAGTTAAAGGGAGTTAGGCGTCGAAAATGGGGGAAATGGGTATCGGAGATTCGTGTTCCGGGGACTCAAGAACGTTTATGGTTAGGAACTTATGCTACACCGGAAGCTGCTGCGGTGGCACACGACGTAGCTGTTTATTGTTTAAGAAGACCTTCTACGTTGGACAAACTCAACTTTCCTGAGACTCTGTCTTCTTATTGTATTCAACAGAGAGATGATTTGATGTCTCCGAGGTCTGTTCAAAAGGTTGCTTCTGATGTTGCCATGGATGTTGATGCGAGAAATATTGCAAGGGAAACAACAACTTTGATGGAAACGAATCACGTGAGTGggaatgatgatgatgatgatggtcaCGTGCATCATAATGTTGTTGGTGATGATGATTGGTGGGAAGGTTTGGATGATGACTTGAGTTGGCAAGGAATTACTCAAGTTTCTAGACAAGAGGAGGGATTGAGTATTTCCATTGAAGATTATCTTCAGATTTAG
- the LOC101498466 gene encoding butanoate--CoA ligase AAE1: MDGTIQCNANYVSLTPITFLERSAIVYPNNLSIVYGDHVTYTWSLTHQRCIKLASSISQLGVSPRDVVAVLAPNIPAMYELHFAVPMSGAVLCTLNTRHDSSMVSLLLNHSDAKILFVDHELLDIAQGALEILSKSTTKLPLLVLILESDAHPSPPLGTLIYENLIAEGKLEFEVKRPKDERDPVSLNYTSGTTSSPKGVIYSHRGAYLNALATILLNEMRSMPVYLWCVPMFHCNGWCLPWSIAAQGGTNVCQRNVNAKGIFDNIFKHKVTHMGGAPVVLNMLINSPPEVRKPLPGKVAVMTGGAPPPPDVFFRMEELGFDVTHSYGLTETYGPASICTWKSEWGSLPRDAQAKLKARQGVQHIGMEELDVKDPVTMKSVPADAKTLGEVMFRGNTVMSGYLKDSKATQDAFKGGWFRTGDLGVKHADGYVELKDRSKDIIISGGENISTIELEGVIYGHPAVVEAAVVGRPDEYWGETPCAFVKLKEGYSATEEEIIQFCRERLPRFMVPRTVVFADLPKTSTGKTQKFLLKEKAKAMGSLSKKKNTSRL; this comes from the exons ATGGATGGTACTATTCAGTGCAACGCCAACTACGTTTCTCTCACTCCGATCACCTTTTTGGAGCGCTCCGCCATTGTTTACCCTAACAACCTCTCTATCGTCTACGGTGATCATGTCACCTACACATGGTCTCTCACTCATCAACGCTGCATCAAGCTCGCTTCTTCCATTTCTCAACTCGGTGTTTCTCCTCGTGATGTG GTTGCTGTATTGGCCCCTAATATTCCAGCCATGTATGAGCTACATTTTGCTGTTCCAATGTCAGGGGCTGTTCTCTGCACTCTCAATACTCGACACGattcatcaatggtttcattGTTATTAAACCATTCCGATGCCAAAATTCTTTTTGTAGATCATGAATTACTTGATATTGCTCAGGGAGCACTTGAAATCCTGTCAAAATCAACCACCAAGCTACCCCTTTTGGTCTTGATTTTGGAGTCTGATGCTCATCCATCACCTCCTCTGGGAACATTGATCTATGAGAATCTTATAGCTGAAGGGAAACTTGAATTTGAGGTGAAAAGACCGAAGGATGAACGCGATCCAGTTTCACTCAATTACACTTCTGGAACCACATCAAGTCCTAAGGGTGTTATATATAGCCATAGAGGTGCTTATCTCAATGCTTTGGCTACTATTCTTCTTAACGAGATGCGGTCTATGCCGGTGTATTTATGGTGTGTTCCAATGTTTCATTGCAATGGATGGTGTCTCCCTTGGAGTATTGCTGCTCAGGGTGGAACAAATGTCTGCCAAAGAAACGTAAATGCTAAAGGAatttttgacaatatttttaagcACAAAGTAACACACATGGGGGGTGCACCAGTAGTTCTCaatatgttgataaattcaCCTCCTGAAGTCAGAAAGCCACTTCCGGGGAAGGTGGCAGTGATGACAGGTGGGGCTCCACCACCGCCGGATGTGTTTTTCAGGATGGAAGAACTAGGATTTGATGTAACTCATTCATATGGTTTGACAGAAACCTATGGTCCTGCATCAATTTGTACATGGAAATCCGAATGGGGTAGCCTGCCTCGAGACGCGCAGGCGAAATTGAAAGCACGTCAAGGAGTACAACATATTGGAATGGAGGAACTGGATGTAAAAGATCCTGTCACTATGAAGAGTGTACCGGCCGATGCAAAAACCCTTGGTGAGGTAATGTTCAGGGGAAACACTGTGATGAGTGGATATCTAAAGGATTCGAAAGCAACACAAGATGCATTTAAAGGTGGATGGTTTAGGACCGGCGACTTGGGAGTAAAGCATGCGGATGGTTATGTAGAACTTAAGGATCGGTCGAAGGACATTATCATCTCCGGTGGAGAAAACATTAGCACAATTGAGTTGGAAGGTGTGATTTATGGTCATCCAGCAGTTGTTGAGGCTGCTGTTGTAGGGAGACCTGATGAATATTGGGGAGAGACACCTTGTGCGTTTGTGAAGCTGAAGGAAGGGTATAGTGCTACAGAGGAGGAGATAATACAATTTTGTCGGGAGCGTTTGCCCCGATTTATGGTGCCTCGAACTGTGGTGTTTGCTGATCTGCCAAAGACATCGACCGGCAAGACACAAAAATTTCTTTTGAAGGAGAAGGCAAAGGCTATGGGAAGCTTGTCTAAGAAAAAGAACACTAGCAGATTGTaa